Part of the Spirochaetota bacterium genome is shown below.
TGCGCCACCTCCAGGAGGTAGGCCGTGATCGCCGCGGAGACGCTGGGATCGGTGTATTTTTCGGCAAGCTTCGCCCAGCCGGGGAGCTTCGTCACGCCCTTGATATTGGGAAACGCGTAGAACGCGCCCTCGGGGCTTATGCAGTGCATGCCGGGCGCCTCGTTCAGCATCCGGACAATCACCTGCCTGCGCCTGTCGAAGGCCTCGACCATGTCGCGAATCACCCCCTGGTCGCCCAGGAGCGCCTCCACCGAGGCCCACTGGGAGATCGAGGTGGGGTTCGATGTCGACTGGCTCTGTAGTATCTCTACCTTGCAGATGATCTCCCTGTCCCCCGCCATATAGCCGATACGCCAACCGGTCATTGAATAGGCCTTCGAGACGCCGTTCAGCACGATGGTCTGCTTTTTAAGATTCTCCGAAAGATTGGCGAAATTGCTGAACGTGCGCCCGCTGTAGAGAATGGACTCGTAGATGTCGTCGCTGATTATCAGGATACCGCGCTTTTCGAGTATCGCCGCGAGCCAGCCGAGCTCTTCCCGGGAATAGGTCGCGCCCGTAGGGTTGGAAGGCGAATTGAACACGATCGCACGGGTCCTCGGGGTGATGGCCTTTTCGAGCGCCTCCGGGGTGAGTTTGAAGCCGTTCTCCTCCCTTGTGGGGATGATCACCGGGACGCCCCCCGCAAGGAGAACGATGGGAGGGTAGGACACCCAGTACGGGGCCGGGATGATCACCTCGTCGCCGTTGTCGATGAGGACCTGGATCAGGTTGTAGAACGAGTGCTTGCCGCCGCAATTCACCGTGACCTGCGAGGGCTCGTAGTCCAGGGCGTTGTCGCGCCTGAATTTTTCGCAAATCGCTTTCTTGAGCTCCGGAATGCCCCCCGCCGGGGTATACTTGGTCTTCCCGGATTCGATGGCCCGGATGGCCGCCGCCTTGATGAAGTTGGGCGTGTCGAAGTCGGGCTCCCCCGTGCCGAACCCTATCACGTCGATACCCTTCGCCTTGAGCGAATTCGCGAGCGCCGTAATGGCGAGCGTCGCCGAGGGCTTCACCCTGAGTATGCGTTCCGAGAATTGCATGGAGTACCTCCCCTTCATCCCGAGGGCATGCGTACGGGACCGGTGCCGTGTCGTGCAAATGTGGATCCGTGTGGGGAGTATGAGTAGTGAGGCGCTGCGGGGTATTCCCTCTACGAGACCCATCCGAAAGTACATACCGCACTTGGCGTGTCAAGTTATTTGCGGGAAAATTTCCGCTAAAATCCGGCGCGCCCCAGAAAAAATATTGCGTAATATACGCCCCGGCGCTAACGTCTCATACTGATGCCGCGTCGAGTCGTAAAAAGATAAACAGGCCCATGGCCGGGAAATAATTATGAAAGTAAGCTTCTGGGGCGTGAGGGGCTCCATTCCGACCCCCTCCACGGGGGAGATAATTCGCGATAAGCTCAAGCACGCGCTGCGGCTGGCCACGCCCGGCGATCTCTCCTCCGACGAAGGCATCGACCGCTACATCGATTCGCTCCCCCACTCGGTAAAGGGCACCTACGGCGGCAACACCACCTGCCTGGAGGTCCGCACGGAGGACGGGGATATCGTGATTATCGACTGCGGAACGGGCATCAAGAATCTGGGTGCAGGCCTCATGAAGACCGAGTTCGGAAAGGGGAAGGGGGTGGGCACCATCCTCATGACGCACACCCACTGGGACCACGTCCAGGGCATTCCCTTTTTCGTGCCGTTTTACATCAAGGGGAACCGTTTCAACATCTATTCCCCGTTCAACGATATCAAGGAACGCATCGAGTACCAGCAGGTGTTCTCGCACTTCCCGGTGAACCTC
Proteins encoded:
- a CDS encoding pyridoxal phosphate-dependent aminotransferase encodes the protein MYFRMGLVEGIPRSASLLILPTRIHICTTRHRSRTHALGMKGRYSMQFSERILRVKPSATLAITALANSLKAKGIDVIGFGTGEPDFDTPNFIKAAAIRAIESGKTKYTPAGGIPELKKAICEKFRRDNALDYEPSQVTVNCGGKHSFYNLIQVLIDNGDEVIIPAPYWVSYPPIVLLAGGVPVIIPTREENGFKLTPEALEKAITPRTRAIVFNSPSNPTGATYSREELGWLAAILEKRGILIISDDIYESILYSGRTFSNFANLSENLKKQTIVLNGVSKAYSMTGWRIGYMAGDREIICKVEILQSQSTSNPTSISQWASVEALLGDQGVIRDMVEAFDRRRQVIVRMLNEAPGMHCISPEGAFYAFPNIKGVTKLPGWAKLAEKYTDPSVSAAITAYLLEVA